In a single window of the Flavivirga spongiicola genome:
- a CDS encoding DUF4962 domain-containing protein, producing MKKHYLRLSLALIFIMQSCINKDTNVVTSLEAEKHIDKKFIHAMVKLESFPKSGKIEVNSPWMLWSPVVKEKKGYNTYEFKEGFLYRGRVSKDPEFKDATTMTSEAREWSFFNPHQELNLGTWYWQHAVIDKKTNIETWSEVMTFEVTGEERKFVSPPIGQVIKNIPRNHPRVLATKDQIGKLPFPKKAVTIFINKMDGFLGKTFPKSLIYHDEAVLSEKRTSINKVDYNRFIDKRTKEIYRGHKFRLESMLKAYLVTGDAKYVEESLRRYFYLKKQYFDIVKKGVSNDFTDGFYLNILAGIYDVCYDYLEDDEKEYIKKTLIVSQKKTYHHFLHRAEHYILDSHMWQFHLRTFLGTALSLVHDVPEAKKWVEYIYEVWTMKAPVGSRNDGGWFTGNGYFDANKGSLLIMPIIMTRMTGVNYFDHPWYQNVGAYLAYTAPVGHIAGSYGDNADVKKENTMDFVMAYAHITGDPYARQYIDLGKKLGTPETRGIRKASDEESRLPMGLDENGNLFWYMYQPLPLNAKRNHQTDFSRSKVFADVGTVTTHTDLLNPDRNLMFSFRSSPFGMVGHSQASQNTFNIQYGGEPLFFRTGYYSSWADHHSLQSYKHTRAHNGVLADGIGQAYTTEGYGWVARFATGEKISYALGDASNAYNGTMRDQLIKMFKKWDVHHTPENGFGNPGVTRFRRHTMMLEDHIIVIYDELEANKPVTWSWLIHSKDTLAGSENSYYTENKKGKGTLHLYNSNNDLKNTVTNKFHAPAVDWLGNGWKRGITYKNHWHGKTDTEKLPKTRFLAILQVTAKENEFMPMSYLGGGKLQIDGWQISVELDENKPASFICKKEGAGAISFNNRSIEMNAKKYVHQTPGSTMLIEIINDKIEKQEVIDTLPDEVIYY from the coding sequence ATGAAAAAACACTACCTCAGACTCAGTCTTGCCCTTATTTTTATAATGCAATCGTGTATTAATAAGGATACTAATGTTGTGACTTCGTTAGAAGCCGAAAAGCATATTGATAAAAAATTCATTCATGCCATGGTTAAATTAGAATCATTTCCGAAAAGCGGCAAAATAGAAGTGAACTCACCATGGATGTTATGGTCTCCAGTCGTTAAAGAAAAGAAGGGGTATAATACTTATGAGTTTAAAGAAGGATTTTTATATAGAGGAAGGGTTTCAAAAGATCCAGAATTTAAAGATGCAACCACGATGACTTCAGAAGCAAGAGAATGGAGTTTTTTTAATCCTCACCAAGAACTGAATTTGGGGACATGGTATTGGCAACATGCCGTTATTGACAAAAAGACTAATATAGAAACTTGGTCTGAAGTCATGACATTTGAAGTCACGGGTGAAGAACGAAAATTCGTTTCTCCTCCTATTGGTCAGGTGATCAAAAATATACCACGAAACCATCCACGTGTACTTGCTACCAAAGATCAAATAGGTAAATTACCATTTCCTAAGAAGGCTGTGACTATATTTATTAATAAGATGGATGGTTTTTTGGGAAAAACCTTTCCCAAGTCGCTGATATACCATGATGAAGCTGTCTTGTCAGAAAAAAGAACGAGCATAAATAAGGTAGATTACAATAGATTTATTGATAAACGAACCAAGGAAATTTATAGAGGACATAAATTTAGATTGGAGAGTATGCTTAAAGCTTATTTAGTGACTGGAGATGCGAAGTATGTAGAAGAGTCTTTAAGAAGGTATTTTTACCTGAAGAAACAATATTTTGATATTGTAAAAAAAGGCGTTTCCAATGATTTTACAGATGGTTTCTATCTTAATATATTGGCTGGTATTTATGATGTATGCTATGATTACCTTGAAGATGATGAAAAAGAATATATCAAGAAAACATTGATAGTATCACAGAAAAAAACATACCATCACTTTCTTCACAGAGCAGAGCATTACATTTTAGATAGCCACATGTGGCAATTTCACTTACGTACCTTTTTGGGGACGGCGTTGTCTTTAGTGCACGATGTACCAGAAGCTAAAAAATGGGTAGAGTATATTTATGAAGTTTGGACGATGAAAGCACCAGTAGGTAGTAGAAATGATGGCGGGTGGTTTACTGGAAATGGCTATTTTGATGCAAACAAAGGGTCGCTTCTTATTATGCCAATAATAATGACTCGTATGACTGGAGTCAATTATTTTGATCATCCCTGGTATCAAAATGTTGGCGCTTATTTAGCTTATACAGCACCAGTAGGGCATATTGCCGGTAGTTATGGTGACAATGCAGATGTAAAAAAAGAGAATACCATGGATTTTGTAATGGCCTATGCTCACATTACAGGAGATCCTTATGCAAGGCAATATATTGATTTAGGAAAAAAATTAGGAACTCCAGAAACAAGAGGGATTCGAAAGGCATCCGATGAAGAAAGTAGATTACCTATGGGATTGGATGAGAACGGGAACCTGTTTTGGTATATGTACCAACCATTGCCTCTAAATGCTAAAAGGAATCATCAGACAGATTTTTCACGTAGCAAAGTTTTTGCAGATGTGGGAACAGTGACAACACACACTGATTTATTAAATCCTGATCGTAACTTGATGTTTTCCTTTAGATCGTCTCCATTTGGTATGGTAGGTCATTCACAAGCGAGTCAGAATACGTTTAATATCCAATATGGGGGAGAGCCCTTGTTTTTTCGAACGGGATATTATTCAAGCTGGGCAGATCATCATTCATTACAAAGTTATAAGCATACACGTGCCCATAACGGTGTATTGGCTGATGGTATAGGGCAAGCCTATACAACAGAAGGATATGGATGGGTTGCTAGGTTTGCCACTGGTGAAAAGATAAGCTACGCCTTAGGTGATGCCAGTAATGCATATAATGGTACGATGAGAGACCAGCTTATTAAGATGTTTAAAAAATGGGATGTACATCATACGCCTGAAAATGGATTTGGTAACCCGGGAGTAACGCGTTTTAGAAGACATACTATGATGTTGGAAGATCATATTATTGTAATTTATGATGAACTTGAAGCTAATAAACCAGTAACATGGTCATGGTTAATACATAGTAAAGATACATTGGCCGGAAGTGAAAATTCATATTATACGGAAAACAAAAAAGGTAAAGGAACACTTCATTTATATAATAGTAATAATGATTTGAAAAATACAGTTACCAATAAGTTTCATGCGCCAGCTGTGGATTGGTTAGGTAACGGTTGGAAGAGAGGAATAACATATAAGAATCATTGGCACGGAAAAACAGATACAGAGAAATTGCCCAAAACACGCTTTTTAGCCATCTTACAAGTTACAGCAAAAGAAAATGAATTTATGCCTATGAGTTATTTAGGGGGTGGTAAGTTACAGATTGATGGTTGGCAAATTAGTGTTGAGCTAGATGAAAACAAACCAGCTAGCTTTATATGCAAAAAGGAAGGTGCTGGGGCGATAAGCTTTAATAATAGAAGTATTGAAATGAATGCTAAAAAGTATGTGCACCAAACTCCTGGGAGTACGATGTTAATTGAAATAATAAATGATAAGATTGAAAAGCAGGAGGTTATTGATACATTACCCGATGAAGTTATTTATTATTAA
- a CDS encoding SusC/RagA family TonB-linked outer membrane protein, producing the protein MQKKYKNLFKPLKEKWTLAFFILFLGFSSYAQEIGQIIKVTGTVTDTSGAPLLGVNVIEEGSTSNGGTTDFDGNYNINVKKGSVLTFSYIGFLTQKVTIDTKSVVNIVMSEDSQKLDEIVVIGYGTQKRRDLTGSVSSVDVGDLNVAPVGSVDGALAGRISGVQVTSSQGRPGAPTSIKIRGTGSLTQSSDPLYVIDGFPIEDFDLSSIDQSDIGSFQILKGPSAVAIYGARGGNGVVLITTKDGTSGKTEVKYNGFIGYEKITTKIDVLSPYDFVDLRYEVDPDEAANRYGPLSAYQRPDGSSIEGIDWQEEAYRETEVQSHSLSVTGGSKETKYNLSLSKYDGEGLLENSAFNRTYAKVKLNQKISDKLKVGVNISYTTSRISGTSTSSNILNPDTDGGSTSSARFNLLKDIVQGRPTGGLFISNEELLGLPEDPDTEEGAPITNPLVNARTQIREDERSTLLFNGFLEYEIIDDLKLKVSGGIQKLNQRRESFDKVNSAFERRNGFTRGEIRNRERINKLFTSTLTFKKTILDNHNFTTLLGFDYQDITDETSAASGSVFPEPNLGIDNLGAATEAGFPFSVRVPTNRLISLFYRINYDYAGKYFLTGTIRRDGSSRFGANNKFGVFPSVSAAWRFSDESFLNDSNVISNGKLRFEWGEVGNNRIPAFVSTALLNTTTYGLENAIAAGVFPANLANPDIKWETQRQINLGLDLGLFNGNVSITADVYRKESDDLLLQAPTPANTGFTTVFRNIGKIRNEGIELGLNTVNVDKGVKWTTDFNITFPSNKTLSLVEDDILFSSSSWSTSTVSQDPYANDFITQVGQPFGLMYGYIDDGLYRAEDFDTNGDALINVSFGDEELGYRKYVDLNGDNIIDEDDKAVLGNPNPKFFGGLTNNFSYKGFDLSVFLQWSYGNDIYNANRALWTSGLNSHRNFVPEIINRWRDTNTDEQNAAATFRSINDNTEVLTSQYIEDGSYIRLKTVSLGYTFPKQLVEKLKIQKLRIYATGQNLVTWTDYTGYDPEVSTRGSGLTSGVDFGAYPRSRTIIGGLSVSF; encoded by the coding sequence ATGCAAAAGAAGTACAAAAACTTGTTTAAACCCTTAAAAGAAAAGTGGACTTTAGCTTTTTTTATTTTGTTTCTGGGATTTTCATCCTATGCACAGGAAATAGGGCAAATAATAAAAGTAACTGGAACTGTAACGGACACTAGTGGAGCACCCCTTTTAGGTGTGAATGTTATTGAAGAAGGAAGTACATCTAATGGGGGTACAACAGATTTTGACGGGAATTATAATATAAATGTCAAAAAGGGTAGTGTTTTAACGTTTAGTTATATTGGTTTTTTAACTCAAAAGGTGACTATTGACACTAAATCAGTCGTCAATATTGTTATGTCTGAAGATTCACAGAAACTTGATGAGATTGTTGTTATAGGATATGGTACTCAAAAGCGAAGAGACCTTACAGGTTCTGTTAGCTCGGTTGATGTTGGAGATTTAAATGTGGCTCCTGTAGGATCGGTAGATGGTGCTTTAGCAGGTCGTATTTCTGGTGTGCAAGTTACTTCATCGCAAGGTAGACCAGGAGCGCCTACAAGTATTAAAATTAGAGGAACAGGATCTTTAACCCAATCTAGTGATCCATTGTATGTTATAGATGGATTTCCAATTGAAGATTTCGATTTGTCATCTATAGACCAATCAGATATTGGATCATTTCAAATATTAAAAGGACCTTCGGCTGTTGCAATTTATGGAGCTAGAGGGGGGAATGGTGTTGTATTAATTACTACCAAAGATGGAACTTCTGGAAAAACAGAAGTTAAATATAATGGCTTTATTGGTTATGAGAAAATTACAACTAAGATAGATGTGCTCTCACCGTATGATTTTGTAGATTTAAGATATGAAGTAGATCCAGATGAAGCAGCGAATAGGTATGGGCCATTAAGCGCATATCAAAGACCAGATGGTTCGAGTATTGAAGGTATTGATTGGCAAGAAGAAGCATATAGAGAAACAGAAGTACAAAGTCATAGCTTATCTGTAACTGGTGGTTCTAAAGAAACTAAATACAATTTGTCATTATCTAAATATGATGGTGAGGGGCTTTTAGAGAATAGTGCATTTAACCGGACTTATGCGAAAGTAAAACTCAACCAAAAAATTTCTGATAAGTTAAAAGTGGGTGTAAACATATCATATACCACTTCTAGAATTTCGGGAACAAGTACATCATCAAATATTTTGAATCCTGATACAGATGGTGGAAGCACGAGTTCAGCCAGATTTAATTTGTTAAAAGATATAGTGCAAGGTAGACCAACAGGCGGGCTATTTATATCTAATGAAGAATTATTAGGACTTCCTGAAGATCCAGATACAGAAGAAGGTGCGCCAATAACCAATCCTTTAGTAAATGCAAGGACGCAAATTAGAGAAGATGAAAGAAGTACATTGTTATTTAATGGATTTTTAGAATATGAAATTATTGATGATCTTAAACTAAAAGTTAGCGGAGGTATTCAAAAATTGAACCAAAGAAGAGAATCTTTTGATAAGGTAAATAGTGCTTTTGAAAGAAGGAATGGATTTACTCGTGGAGAGATTAGAAACAGAGAAAGAATTAATAAATTGTTTACGTCTACATTGACCTTTAAAAAAACAATTTTAGACAATCATAATTTTACAACCTTACTTGGTTTTGATTATCAAGATATAACCGACGAAACAAGTGCTGCATCAGGTAGTGTTTTTCCAGAACCAAATCTGGGTATAGACAACTTAGGAGCTGCTACCGAGGCTGGTTTTCCATTTTCAGTACGTGTGCCAACAAACAGGTTAATATCACTGTTTTATAGAATTAACTATGACTATGCCGGTAAATATTTTTTAACAGGTACGATAAGAAGAGATGGATCTTCTAGGTTTGGTGCCAATAATAAATTTGGAGTATTCCCTTCTGTTTCGGCAGCATGGCGATTTTCTGATGAATCTTTTTTGAATGATTCTAATGTCATTTCTAATGGGAAACTAAGGTTCGAGTGGGGAGAAGTTGGAAATAATAGAATTCCAGCTTTCGTTTCTACCGCACTCTTAAATACAACTACTTATGGATTAGAAAATGCTATAGCTGCAGGTGTCTTTCCGGCTAATTTAGCAAACCCGGATATAAAATGGGAAACTCAAAGACAAATTAATTTAGGTTTAGATTTAGGATTGTTTAATGGTAATGTGTCAATTACTGCAGATGTTTACAGAAAAGAATCTGACGATTTACTACTTCAAGCACCAACGCCAGCGAATACAGGGTTTACTACTGTATTTAGAAACATTGGAAAGATTCGCAACGAGGGTATCGAGTTAGGCTTAAATACTGTAAATGTTGACAAAGGCGTTAAATGGACCACCGATTTTAATATAACGTTTCCAAGTAATAAAACATTATCCCTAGTTGAAGACGATATTTTATTTAGTAGTTCATCATGGTCAACATCGACTGTAAGTCAGGATCCTTATGCAAATGATTTTATAACTCAAGTAGGTCAGCCTTTTGGATTAATGTATGGCTATATTGATGATGGTTTGTATAGAGCTGAAGATTTTGATACCAATGGAGATGCATTAATAAATGTTTCATTTGGAGATGAAGAACTCGGTTACAGAAAATATGTTGATCTAAATGGTGATAATATTATTGATGAAGACGATAAAGCAGTACTTGGTAATCCTAATCCTAAATTTTTTGGAGGACTTACAAATAATTTTTCTTATAAAGGATTTGATTTAAGTGTTTTTCTACAATGGTCTTATGGCAATGATATTTACAATGCCAATAGAGCATTATGGACATCAGGACTAAACTCTCATAGAAATTTTGTTCCTGAAATAATAAACCGTTGGAGAGATACTAATACAGACGAACAAAATGCTGCTGCGACTTTCCGTAGTATCAATGATAATACAGAGGTGCTTACAAGTCAGTATATTGAAGATGGTTCATATATAAGACTAAAAACAGTTTCTCTAGGATACACTTTTCCTAAGCAGTTAGTTGAAAAATTGAAGATTCAGAAGCTTAGAATATATGCTACGGGTCAAAATTTGGTGACCTGGACGGACTATACAGGATACGATCCGGAAGTGAGTACAAGAGGTAGTGGACTTACTTCAGGAGTTGATTTTGGAGCCTACCCAAGAAGTAGAACTATTATTGGAGGCTTATCTGTTTCATTTTAA
- a CDS encoding RagB/SusD family nutrient uptake outer membrane protein — protein MKTKFKNTYWLTQINQQYKFVLCAIILGLLSVSCEKELEEEVFSAFTGDNFYTDVASAELGLFGVYDVLGTEDLYGRGYLLYYHTSTDQERYWRQGRGQDDDLLSNYQIQESNAWVGRVWSRFYDGINRVNLLIDRVIPLRDQAEENQITSDLDAYNTVLGDAYFLRAFMYFQLVKNWGDVPLRLESDITLADLQIERSPKVNVYQQIESDMLKAIPLLPNASQVSTPGRINKGAAQAILARIYLTWAGHPIQDTSKYEKAAEQAWAVISSGEHELNSVIENPAVGAPFDHPFPEVFKNLSENVYDLKESMWEIHFSYIGDDRFDASTVGVWHGITQHTRSTFKRGAPRRHPLPTFLASFEADDTARRDWSIAQFEINSSDNFIAETNELTYGVGKFRRYLIPTLSPNNNYDVMNWPIVRYADVLLMLAESVNETLENGGALPGGISLSSAYDAINQVRRRARMLDPNSPDVSVDLTGGAGETFRQQIRNERSWELCFENQRRPDLVRWGILEETVRQAGVDLAADGVDVAADYFPAAEVQSKHVLFPIPFAAEISQNPAILNTDPTNNGYR, from the coding sequence ATGAAAACCAAATTTAAAAACACATATTGGTTGACGCAAATAAATCAACAATACAAGTTTGTGCTTTGCGCTATAATACTAGGATTGCTATCAGTATCCTGTGAAAAAGAACTGGAAGAAGAAGTCTTTTCTGCCTTTACTGGTGATAATTTTTATACAGATGTTGCATCTGCAGAACTTGGTCTATTTGGAGTATATGATGTTCTAGGGACTGAAGATCTTTATGGACGTGGTTACCTCCTATATTATCATACGAGTACAGATCAAGAACGCTATTGGAGACAAGGTCGTGGTCAAGACGATGATTTATTATCAAATTATCAGATCCAAGAATCTAATGCTTGGGTAGGGCGTGTATGGAGCAGGTTTTATGATGGTATTAATCGAGTAAACTTACTTATTGATAGAGTGATACCGCTGCGTGATCAAGCAGAAGAAAATCAGATTACTTCAGATTTAGATGCCTATAACACGGTATTAGGAGATGCCTATTTTTTAAGAGCATTCATGTATTTTCAACTCGTAAAAAATTGGGGAGATGTTCCATTGAGGCTAGAATCAGATATTACTTTAGCAGATTTGCAAATTGAGCGGTCTCCAAAAGTAAATGTTTACCAACAAATAGAATCAGATATGTTAAAAGCTATTCCGCTTTTACCAAACGCTTCACAAGTAAGTACACCAGGTAGAATAAATAAGGGAGCAGCTCAGGCAATACTAGCAAGAATTTATCTTACATGGGCAGGACACCCTATACAAGATACATCTAAATATGAAAAAGCAGCAGAACAAGCGTGGGCAGTGATTAGTAGTGGTGAACATGAACTAAACTCGGTCATTGAAAATCCTGCAGTTGGAGCTCCATTCGATCATCCGTTTCCAGAAGTATTCAAAAACTTATCAGAAAATGTATATGACCTTAAAGAGAGTATGTGGGAAATTCACTTTTCTTATATAGGTGATGATAGATTTGATGCCAGTACGGTAGGTGTTTGGCATGGAATAACCCAGCATACAAGATCAACCTTTAAACGAGGAGCACCAAGAAGACACCCCTTACCTACGTTTTTGGCTTCTTTTGAAGCTGATGATACGGCAAGAAGGGATTGGTCTATTGCACAATTTGAAATAAATAGTAGCGATAACTTTATAGCAGAAACGAATGAATTAACTTATGGTGTAGGAAAATTTAGAAGATATTTGATTCCTACTTTATCTCCCAATAATAATTATGATGTTATGAACTGGCCTATTGTTCGTTATGCAGATGTTCTCTTAATGTTGGCAGAAAGTGTTAATGAAACTTTAGAAAACGGAGGGGCGTTACCAGGAGGAATCTCTTTATCCTCAGCTTATGATGCTATAAATCAGGTAAGACGTAGAGCTAGAATGCTTGATCCGAATTCTCCAGATGTATCTGTGGATTTAACAGGAGGAGCAGGTGAGACTTTTAGACAGCAAATACGTAACGAAAGAAGCTGGGAGTTATGCTTTGAAAACCAAAGACGTCCGGACCTAGTTCGATGGGGAATATTAGAAGAAACTGTTAGACAGGCAGGTGTAGATTTAGCAGCTGATGGTGTTGATGTCGCTGCTGATTATTTTCCAGCAGCTGAGGTTCAGTCAAAACACGTATTATTTCCTATTCCTTTTGCGGCTGAAATTAGTCAAAACCCAGCTATTCTTAATACAGATCCTACTAATAACGGGTATAGGTAG
- a CDS encoding DNRLRE domain-containing protein, with amino-acid sequence MKNKYFKFNKKRANFSVFLGILITFFLISCEEDETNLGIDHEPSAAVGFLNTDTEATEGGAAGVLEIIATKNVFNDVSFDIVVLEGDGSEVTITDSDGNSGTSFKISKGTKQTNLSFVISNNSDFTGDREVKYGLTNLVGDGVFLAEEEIGSGSDKVYAEFALSVLDDEQAPPTVSFDVASASISENANTMHTITLQFAEPTPYAGTFDLALSGTAVAGDDFTSDAVAGIIPISFGVGVEEIIVNIMPVDDAVAETDKTVILTMTNLGTDILSGAITEYTLTITEDDLPTVELIAEADGIIRAGSGSGDIIGGGIGSSTQMSSGSDPLDNGDKNNRHSLSRWDISGVDLSKVISAKLVFTATDDWTDAETNAGGTTTQNIHHITGDDSWDETVLTWDNAPVFDATPFVTGTFAAVGAAPAPPSATIHEYDVTDTLKNDSDGKFSIRMTVSADTSGKRIRYSSKDTGTPENLPKLIIVSTL; translated from the coding sequence ATGAAAAATAAATATTTTAAGTTTAATAAAAAGAGGGCTAATTTTAGTGTTTTTTTAGGTATTCTGATAACATTTTTTTTAATTTCATGTGAAGAAGATGAAACTAATTTGGGGATAGATCATGAGCCAAGTGCAGCAGTAGGATTTCTCAATACAGACACAGAAGCTACAGAAGGTGGAGCGGCAGGTGTGTTAGAAATAATTGCTACCAAAAATGTTTTTAATGATGTATCTTTTGATATTGTCGTTTTGGAAGGAGATGGGAGTGAAGTTACTATAACAGATTCTGACGGTAATTCTGGAACTAGTTTTAAGATCTCTAAAGGTACTAAGCAAACTAATTTAAGCTTTGTAATTAGTAATAATTCTGACTTCACAGGAGATAGAGAGGTTAAATATGGTTTAACTAATTTAGTAGGAGATGGTGTATTTCTGGCTGAAGAAGAAATAGGGTCGGGAAGTGATAAAGTATATGCTGAGTTTGCACTTTCTGTACTTGATGATGAACAAGCACCCCCAACAGTTAGCTTTGATGTAGCTTCAGCTTCAATAAGTGAAAATGCAAATACAATGCATACTATTACACTTCAATTTGCTGAGCCAACCCCTTATGCAGGAACCTTTGATTTAGCTTTATCAGGAACGGCAGTAGCAGGAGATGATTTTACCTCTGATGCTGTAGCTGGAATTATTCCAATAAGTTTTGGCGTAGGCGTAGAAGAAATTATAGTAAATATTATGCCTGTAGATGATGCGGTAGCAGAAACTGATAAAACTGTAATTTTAACCATGACTAATCTTGGTACAGATATTTTATCTGGAGCAATTACCGAATATACTCTGACTATTACTGAAGATGATTTACCAACAGTAGAGTTGATTGCTGAAGCTGATGGTATTATTAGAGCAGGAAGTGGTAGCGGAGATATAATAGGAGGAGGAATTGGTAGTTCTACCCAGATGAGCTCAGGAAGCGATCCATTAGATAATGGCGATAAAAATAATCGTCATAGTTTATCTCGTTGGGATATAAGTGGTGTGGATCTTTCAAAAGTAATTTCTGCTAAGCTTGTTTTTACAGCTACTGACGATTGGACAGATGCAGAAACAAATGCTGGTGGTACAACAACGCAAAATATACATCACATCACAGGAGATGATAGTTGGGATGAAACTGTACTTACATGGGATAATGCTCCGGTTTTTGATGCTACACCATTCGTTACTGGTACTTTCGCTGCTGTTGGTGCTGCACCTGCACCACCAAGTGCTACTATACATGAATATGATGTAACTGATACATTGAAAAATGATAGCGATGGTAAATTTTCCATTCGTATGACGGTTTCTGCTGATACGTCAGGAAAAAGAATTAGGTATAGTTCTAAAGATACAGGGACTCCAGAAAACCTTCCTAAGTTGATAATAGTGTCAACGTTATAA